Proteins from one Oryza sativa Japonica Group chromosome 12, ASM3414082v1 genomic window:
- the LOC4351341 gene encoding uncharacterized protein isoform X3, producing MPMHLPRSLQYPPSTPHPLHSTAFSHSLRPRRPNGPPPAFASAEFPGSVPDSAQMPPRRRRRRSVAGIDQDDLLDPDALADPDSSFYEINGVRVHHKVCTHEDSSDQSPDSAITNADQNQIGLPIVLLHGFGSSVFSWTHIMRPLARIAGAKVLAFDRPAFGLTSRTIWSGDDTKPINPYSMAFSVMATLAFIDQLGAKKAVLVGHSAGCLVAVEAYFEAPERVAALVLVAPAIFVPVFRRKGVKENGVGEQEWQNKKDSNDSNLPTNPLNRIWGKFLELCLWIAGFLMNMIRAIGGVVRSLYYKSVVAVLRSSVGVMLVRLIMDKFGILAVRNAWYDPSKVTDHVIQGYTKPLRSRGWEMALLEYTISMIMDSISSSKVPVSERLSEISCPVLVVSGDTDRLVPRWNTERVARAIPGAGFEVIKNSGHLPQEERPEEFVSVVERFLRRAFGRPNNEQEQVLQAAV from the exons ATGCCGATGCATCTCCCACGCTCCCTCCAATACCCACCCTCGACTCCACACCCTCTACATTCCACCGCCTTCTCCCACAGCCTCCGCCCTCGCCGTCCCAATGGTCCTCCCCCAGCCTTCGCCTCTGCCGAGTTCCCAG GTTCAGTTCCAGACAGTGCCCAGATGccaccacgacgccgccgccgccggagtgtGGCTGGCATTGACCAGGACGATCTCCTTGACCCCGACGCCCTCGCCGACCCAGACAGCAGCTTCTACGAGATCAATGGCGTAAGGGTCCACCACAAGGTTTGCACCCATGAGGATTCCAGTGACCAATCTCCAGACTCTGCCATCACAAACGCGGACCAAAACCAAATTGGTTTGCCCATAGTGCTATTACATGGGTTTGGCTCGTCGGTCTTCTCTTGGACCCACATCATGCGCCCTCTAGCCCGCATTGCTGGTGCCAAGGTTCTAGCCTTTGATCGGCCTGCCTTTGGTCTGACATCCCGAACCATCTGGTCTGGTGATGACACCAAGCCTATCAACCCCTACTCCATGGCCTTCTCAGTCATGGCAACTTTGGCATTCATTGACCAACTCGGTGCCAAGAAGGCCGTCCTTGTCGG GCACTCAGCTGGTTGCCTTGTGGCAGTGGAGGCATACTTTGAGGCACCAGAAAGGGTAGCTGCACTTGTGCTGGTTGCACCAGCCATTTTTGTGCCAGTTTTCAGGAGGAAAGGTGTGAAGGAGAATGGTGTAGGTGAACAAGAATGGCAGAATAAGAAGGATTCCAATGATTCAAATTTGCCTACAAATCCACTCAATAGGATTTGGGGAAAATTCCTCGAGCTATGCTTGTGGATTGCAGGGTTTCTTATGAATATGATTAGGGCAATAGGTGGTGTTGTTCGATCTTTGTATTATAAATCTGTTGTTGCTGTTCTTCGATCATCAGTTGGCGTGATGctg GTAAGATTGATCATGGATAAGTTTGGTATATTGGCTGTCCGCAATGCATGGTATGACCCAAGCAAAGTGACGGATCATGTCATTCAAGGTTACACTAAG CCATTAAGATCCAGAGGTTGGGAGATGGCTCTTTTGGAGTACACTATATCCATGATCATGGATTCTATATCATCATCGAAAGTGCCTGTCTCAGAAAGGCTTTCTGAGATCTCGTGCCCAG TGCTAGTGGTGAGTGGAGACACTGATCGCCTTGTTCCTCGTTGGAATACCGAGCGCGTAGCACGTGCGATTCCTGGTGCAGGATTTGAGGTGATCAAGAACTCTGGGCACTTGCCACAGGAGGAACGACCCGAAGAATTTGTCTCTGTTGTCGAAAGGTTTCTGAGAAGAGCTTTTGGGAGACCCAACAACGAGCAAGAGCAAGTGTTGCAAGCAGCTGTATGA
- the LOC4351341 gene encoding uncharacterized protein isoform X1: MYWFITTLSTVGYGDMHAENTGEMVYTTAYMLFNLSLTAYIIGNMTNPVVHGTSRTRKFLIRSMPMHLPRSLQYPPSTPHPLHSTAFSHSLRPRRPNGPPPAFASAEFPGSVPDSAQMPPRRRRRRSVAGIDQDDLLDPDALADPDSSFYEINGVRVHHKVCTHEDSSDQSPDSAITNADQNQIGLPIVLLHGFGSSVFSWTHIMRPLARIAGAKVLAFDRPAFGLTSRTIWSGDDTKPINPYSMAFSVMATLAFIDQLGAKKAVLVGHSAGCLVAVEAYFEAPERVAALVLVAPAIFVPVFRRKGVKENGVGEQEWQNKKDSNDSNLPTNPLNRIWGKFLELCLWIAGFLMNMIRAIGGVVRSLYYKSVVAVLRSSVGVMLVRLIMDKFGILAVRNAWYDPSKVTDHVIQGYTKPLRSRGWEMALLEYTISMIMDSISSSKVPVSERLSEISCPVLVVSGDTDRLVPRWNTERVARAIPGAGFEVIKNSGHLPQEERPEEFVSVVERFLRRAFGRPNNEQEQVLQAAV; this comes from the exons ATGTACTGGTTCATCACCACCCTCTCCACCGTCGGCTACGGCGACATGCACGCCGAGAACACCGGAGAGATGGTCTACACCACCGCCTACATGCTCTTCAACCTCAGCCTCACCGCCTACATCATCGGCAACATGACCAACCCTGTCGTCCATGGCACCAGCCGCACCAGGAAATTC TTGATCAGGTCAATGCCGATGCATCTCCCACGCTCCCTCCAATACCCACCCTCGACTCCACACCCTCTACATTCCACCGCCTTCTCCCACAGCCTCCGCCCTCGCCGTCCCAATGGTCCTCCCCCAGCCTTCGCCTCTGCCGAGTTCCCAG GTTCAGTTCCAGACAGTGCCCAGATGccaccacgacgccgccgccgccggagtgtGGCTGGCATTGACCAGGACGATCTCCTTGACCCCGACGCCCTCGCCGACCCAGACAGCAGCTTCTACGAGATCAATGGCGTAAGGGTCCACCACAAGGTTTGCACCCATGAGGATTCCAGTGACCAATCTCCAGACTCTGCCATCACAAACGCGGACCAAAACCAAATTGGTTTGCCCATAGTGCTATTACATGGGTTTGGCTCGTCGGTCTTCTCTTGGACCCACATCATGCGCCCTCTAGCCCGCATTGCTGGTGCCAAGGTTCTAGCCTTTGATCGGCCTGCCTTTGGTCTGACATCCCGAACCATCTGGTCTGGTGATGACACCAAGCCTATCAACCCCTACTCCATGGCCTTCTCAGTCATGGCAACTTTGGCATTCATTGACCAACTCGGTGCCAAGAAGGCCGTCCTTGTCGG GCACTCAGCTGGTTGCCTTGTGGCAGTGGAGGCATACTTTGAGGCACCAGAAAGGGTAGCTGCACTTGTGCTGGTTGCACCAGCCATTTTTGTGCCAGTTTTCAGGAGGAAAGGTGTGAAGGAGAATGGTGTAGGTGAACAAGAATGGCAGAATAAGAAGGATTCCAATGATTCAAATTTGCCTACAAATCCACTCAATAGGATTTGGGGAAAATTCCTCGAGCTATGCTTGTGGATTGCAGGGTTTCTTATGAATATGATTAGGGCAATAGGTGGTGTTGTTCGATCTTTGTATTATAAATCTGTTGTTGCTGTTCTTCGATCATCAGTTGGCGTGATGctg GTAAGATTGATCATGGATAAGTTTGGTATATTGGCTGTCCGCAATGCATGGTATGACCCAAGCAAAGTGACGGATCATGTCATTCAAGGTTACACTAAG CCATTAAGATCCAGAGGTTGGGAGATGGCTCTTTTGGAGTACACTATATCCATGATCATGGATTCTATATCATCATCGAAAGTGCCTGTCTCAGAAAGGCTTTCTGAGATCTCGTGCCCAG TGCTAGTGGTGAGTGGAGACACTGATCGCCTTGTTCCTCGTTGGAATACCGAGCGCGTAGCACGTGCGATTCCTGGTGCAGGATTTGAGGTGATCAAGAACTCTGGGCACTTGCCACAGGAGGAACGACCCGAAGAATTTGTCTCTGTTGTCGAAAGGTTTCTGAGAAGAGCTTTTGGGAGACCCAACAACGAGCAAGAGCAAGTGTTGCAAGCAGCTGTATGA
- the LOC4351339 gene encoding uncharacterized protein: MAYRRKQGPIAADDRRSSYPQPPQGSSSSYSYTSIKSMNEPKLGLWETLARKAKGILDEDGTAHKSDEYTKQKTPRKFDSSTGAQESRSRWSFENHSRTGDTGSRTRSEALAASVNQLGGRIRDALEEGLTIVDNKTSNIIEETKKIQIRRKQANSNSYMPNPAFDTLRPPNLSHDQAETAAQETQLKASRDVANAMAAKAKLVLRELKTVKADLAFAKQRCAQLEEENKFLREAKQKGSKTEEDDDLIRVQLETLLAEKSRLAQENSMYARENRFLREIVDFHQFTTHDVAPLDDDMEDSIPGEDSNHTYSEDMFPVVEAYLDREELSPVPSRPESPILSSCESSSPKSSNSKSSAANLPSYVSKPNALVPDTD; this comes from the exons atgGCCTACCGCCGGAAGCAGGGCCCCATCGCCGCCGATGATCGCCGGAGCTCCTACCCCCAGCCGCCGCAG GGCTCTTCTTCATCGTACAGTTACACATCAATCAAAAGTATGAACGAGCCCAAGCTTGGGCTATGGGAAACTTTGGCAAGAAAAGCCAAGGGAATTCTTGATGAGGATGGCACAGCACATAAGTCTGACGAGTACACAAAACAAAAGACCCCTCGCAAGTTTGATTCATCCACTGGAGCTCAG GAATCTCGATCTCGCTGGTCATTTGAAAACCACAGCAGGACAGGAGATACTGGATCCCGGACAAGGTCGGAAGCTCTTGCTGCTTCTGTCAACCAACTTGGTGGAAGAATCAGAGATGCGTTGGAA GAAGGACTCACAATTGTGGACAATAAGACATCCAATATCATTGAGGAGACAAAGAAGATACAAATTAGAAGGAAGCAAGCCAATTCGAATTCTTATATGCCGAACCCAGCATTTGATACATTAAGACCTCCTAATCTTTCACATGATCAAGCTGAAACTGCAGCCCAGGAAACCCAATTAAAAGCTTCTCGCGAT GTTGCTAATGCAATGGCTGCTAAAGCAAAACTTGTGCTCCGTGAACTAAAAACAGTAAAAGCTGATCTAGCTTTTGCGAAGCAGCGATGTGCTCAGCTAGAAGAGGAGAACAAGTTCTTGCGAGAAGCAAAGCAGAAAGGGAGCAAAACTGAAGAGGATGATGACCTG ATTCGTGTGCAACTGGAGACCTTATTGGCCGAGAAATCAAGACTGGCGCAGGAAAATTCCATGTACGCACGCGAAAATCGTTTCTTGCGTGAGATAGTAGATTTTCATCAATTCACCACCCACGATGTTGCCCCCTTGGATGATGACATGGAAGACAGTATACCAGGAGAAGATAGCAATCACACTTACTCGGAAGATATGTTTCCGGTAGTTGAAGCATATTTAGACCGTGAAGAACTATCTCCTGTCCCCTCAAGGCCTGAATCTCCAATCCTCAGCTCATGTGAGTCATCATCCCCCAAATCCAGCAATTCTAAAAGCAGTGCTGCCAATTTACCAAGCTATGTCTCAAAGCCAAATGCATTGGTACCTGACACAGATTGA
- the LOC4351341 gene encoding uncharacterized protein isoform X2: MASQPLLFRWMQPHCKLIRSMPMHLPRSLQYPPSTPHPLHSTAFSHSLRPRRPNGPPPAFASAEFPGSVPDSAQMPPRRRRRRSVAGIDQDDLLDPDALADPDSSFYEINGVRVHHKVCTHEDSSDQSPDSAITNADQNQIGLPIVLLHGFGSSVFSWTHIMRPLARIAGAKVLAFDRPAFGLTSRTIWSGDDTKPINPYSMAFSVMATLAFIDQLGAKKAVLVGHSAGCLVAVEAYFEAPERVAALVLVAPAIFVPVFRRKGVKENGVGEQEWQNKKDSNDSNLPTNPLNRIWGKFLELCLWIAGFLMNMIRAIGGVVRSLYYKSVVAVLRSSVGVMLVRLIMDKFGILAVRNAWYDPSKVTDHVIQGYTKPLRSRGWEMALLEYTISMIMDSISSSKVPVSERLSEISCPVLVVSGDTDRLVPRWNTERVARAIPGAGFEVIKNSGHLPQEERPEEFVSVVERFLRRAFGRPNNEQEQVLQAAV; the protein is encoded by the exons ATGGCCTCGCAGCCGTTGCTCTTCCGGTGGATGCAACCCCACTGCAAG TTGATCAGGTCAATGCCGATGCATCTCCCACGCTCCCTCCAATACCCACCCTCGACTCCACACCCTCTACATTCCACCGCCTTCTCCCACAGCCTCCGCCCTCGCCGTCCCAATGGTCCTCCCCCAGCCTTCGCCTCTGCCGAGTTCCCAG GTTCAGTTCCAGACAGTGCCCAGATGccaccacgacgccgccgccgccggagtgtGGCTGGCATTGACCAGGACGATCTCCTTGACCCCGACGCCCTCGCCGACCCAGACAGCAGCTTCTACGAGATCAATGGCGTAAGGGTCCACCACAAGGTTTGCACCCATGAGGATTCCAGTGACCAATCTCCAGACTCTGCCATCACAAACGCGGACCAAAACCAAATTGGTTTGCCCATAGTGCTATTACATGGGTTTGGCTCGTCGGTCTTCTCTTGGACCCACATCATGCGCCCTCTAGCCCGCATTGCTGGTGCCAAGGTTCTAGCCTTTGATCGGCCTGCCTTTGGTCTGACATCCCGAACCATCTGGTCTGGTGATGACACCAAGCCTATCAACCCCTACTCCATGGCCTTCTCAGTCATGGCAACTTTGGCATTCATTGACCAACTCGGTGCCAAGAAGGCCGTCCTTGTCGG GCACTCAGCTGGTTGCCTTGTGGCAGTGGAGGCATACTTTGAGGCACCAGAAAGGGTAGCTGCACTTGTGCTGGTTGCACCAGCCATTTTTGTGCCAGTTTTCAGGAGGAAAGGTGTGAAGGAGAATGGTGTAGGTGAACAAGAATGGCAGAATAAGAAGGATTCCAATGATTCAAATTTGCCTACAAATCCACTCAATAGGATTTGGGGAAAATTCCTCGAGCTATGCTTGTGGATTGCAGGGTTTCTTATGAATATGATTAGGGCAATAGGTGGTGTTGTTCGATCTTTGTATTATAAATCTGTTGTTGCTGTTCTTCGATCATCAGTTGGCGTGATGctg GTAAGATTGATCATGGATAAGTTTGGTATATTGGCTGTCCGCAATGCATGGTATGACCCAAGCAAAGTGACGGATCATGTCATTCAAGGTTACACTAAG CCATTAAGATCCAGAGGTTGGGAGATGGCTCTTTTGGAGTACACTATATCCATGATCATGGATTCTATATCATCATCGAAAGTGCCTGTCTCAGAAAGGCTTTCTGAGATCTCGTGCCCAG TGCTAGTGGTGAGTGGAGACACTGATCGCCTTGTTCCTCGTTGGAATACCGAGCGCGTAGCACGTGCGATTCCTGGTGCAGGATTTGAGGTGATCAAGAACTCTGGGCACTTGCCACAGGAGGAACGACCCGAAGAATTTGTCTCTGTTGTCGAAAGGTTTCTGAGAAGAGCTTTTGGGAGACCCAACAACGAGCAAGAGCAAGTGTTGCAAGCAGCTGTATGA